The genomic interval ttctgtcatgtagcTAATAGAAAGAAGACTGAATCCCGTCTAACTAACCCTccagaaagaacacagtctgtcacagttgtaagtgatttgttgtcTGGTACCATTAGTTgcttttagggtttttttgccaaataatgtatacttgaatatttctcctgtaggatgaagatgatgaagatgaagacacCACATCTGCTGTCCAAGTGGACAATGCTGGTAGATCCATTGAGGTATTATGTAttccattataatgtattgcccttttttgcattagagtaacaaactgtcattgtccttTCACAGTACATACCTAGGGATTTGCCCGCAGATGAGGGTCCTTCAACCTCAGCACACATCTAAGCAGGGTAACAATTTGTGTCCAGGTGTccatattaattatattgtctgaccaaacaatctcatttattacattttttcctccttcctagttgccagcaaaggagctgtataaggtccatcttcaaaaacaaataaggaaaagtggcatggagatggaccttatacagcttcaaatggaagagaaaaggctcctcgttaaaaaaaagcatttgaaattgaattactggAGTATCACCTTAAGGTGAGAACTTCTGTCAGAATAATCTGTTGAATGttaagtgttgtgtgtgtgtgtgtgtgtgtgtgtgtatatatatataaagcaacataaaaaaacatttttattaaattttattttttttttttttccaaaaaaaaaaaaacaaaaaactgcctggcagaccagtgcaaaaactaataaaagtaattttgacagatcctgtctctcaaaagtcttcCGTCTCTGTTGGCCTGAAAAATCTGTAGGTGTTCCTCTGGGCCATCTTCCTCAATACAAGGAGGGTGGCTCTCTCCTCTTATAGTGGCAGTATTGTGAAGCACACcacaagccactataatgtcGCATGCCCTCTCTGGACTAACCCGGAGTCCATgcagacactgaaaccgagatttgaggatccctatagtcatctccaccttggcccgtgttcggctgtgagccaggttaaagcgtgtctgtggtccagggttgggtgtcattaaataaggcagacaagggtatcctctgtcccccagcaagtaaccattgtactgtcctgtaattattgaagtgtacaacacaaatataataaaaaggaaCAAAACTTGTATAGAGTAAAACCTACCCTGCTGAAATGTCTGGCTTAATGATGACTCATGAAAATTCTGGCATTATGCACAGatcctggccattttgcctcGACATTGGTAGTTATTTGGGTTGCTTCACATATTACCTTgttagtggaaaaagtaatgactttaaagattttaagaagggaaaaaagttgttacctgcacattgatactatgaacagatttcctattaacagtctccctcatttattgatggagctttaataggaatgtgagtgccatcaatgcacccaattacatttggaaaccctgaaacagaaagttatggaagtatgaagtgtgtgcgcgcataatgaatacatgtatagatataaataatatgattaaatatgcgtcatagattttactacaaaggacaaacctgccactctgtggaattcgtctttaataacaagcagaggtttatggccagggaactgtaccgtgggtaagaactgtttaagtgccagacatacTGAACGAACGGCTCGACATACAGTTGCCTTTCCCACATGCTCCGAATCgcccacactgtacaaaaaatggcCAGACACAAAAAACCTAAGTGCAAtgcacagaatgttttctgtgctaAGCGCAGAACCGCGGTTTGTCACATTTGCGGTATGTGAGTTTTAAAAGacgtgttaaataaactaaggaatcttttgaaaaacgataacgctctttcaaatattcattagggTATGCAAACACATCAATACGTGGTCTTATAACCATCTCCCGATGAAAAAAAACGTTGTATAATTTGTGCTTCTACGTCCACAGGTTCCTCCTCAAAAGGGCACGCCATGATCACCAACCTTCTGAAACGAAATCACACTGAAACATAACCTGCTCCCGAGCAGAttatcttcagagagtcagttgctatggttacatacatacacagaaaGTTACCTCCGTTTTTGGAACCGAAAGTTGAGCTTATCCACGAATTTATCCTTAAACATACccaggtatgtcacataacctgctttctggaatacccctTTCTGGAATACCCTCTGAGAGTAtcatcagtgtttttgtgttgatCCTCCTCTTGAGCACAGCATCATGCTATAGATAATGAATTATCAGTATAGCTGCTTCTTAGGACTAATATTCTTATTGGCATTTTTCTGAATCTCATAAAGCAACAttatacattgtttatttgGGTTATTTCagaagcattcattttaattttattcccaTCCCATAGATTATTGCAAGTTGTAaagtacaaatatacatttcactTCAACATTTGAGTAAAATAATTACAGCCACACAAGTTTATAAGATTACACACATTGTCTTAAGACACACTGTCTAtcgcatttaaatgaaattggttttatgatgtaatttctttcaaaagtcGGATGACTggtattggttgtttttttgttttgtttctgataCTTAATTCAAccgtcttcttttttttttaaaaaaaaagaacacatacattttacctcagaaaacatttcaaatgtatgtatgaacttttctcatttcacagatccacattttaaaatatttacccaAGGTGTTTAACAACCAAATCTCTTACATGTCAATTTTAATGTTCAAGAAACCTATACTGGTGTAAATTTTACTTGTAAAGAGCACAAAACTTTGCTTTGGGGATCCAGAAGGAAAGCTATATGCCAACCAAGTAGTTTTATACAGTCTAACTATATGTAGttatcatataatttaaatgactaaaagatTGAATTCATCAGATTCTCACACGCCATATTATCATCATTTCCttttgatcctaatgaactacTAATTAATTTTATGGCAAGTGACACAATATACAGTTCTCATTCTATGTTTGTAAATGGGAGTGCTAACCATTTGCAAGCATTTTGCATGTTAACAGATTTTGTCTGTCAGTTTTCTGacagacatttttcatattccCCAACCTAAACCCTAATCCTGGAGGgccactttcctgcagagttttgcaCCAGTCTTGATCAAACTCACCTTACTATAGGTTAAAAGTAATCCTGAACAGCTTAATTAGCTGaatcagatgtgtttgattGGGGTAGCAGCTAAAATTTGTAGGACAGTGTACCATGGTTGAGAAAGCCTGCCTTTAGGATGTTCTCATTTGCTAATGCATAAATTCTACAGGTCTAGAGTAGGatcaaatgtaatcaatcaACCTGAAAGGGGAGGAGCCACCTTCATTCAAAGCTGTACTTAATGACAAAGCCAAGCTGTTGTGATTGTCATCTCAGAATTTGTCAGCATGGGCTTCctgcaatgtgtttttgtgctggCTGTGGTGTTTGACCAGACAAAAGCATGGGGACGTTTGGGTTACAGTCCAAGAGGCATCAAGCTGCCATCAGGTCTAGCTACCATAGTTTCTTTCCTTAATCATGATCTGTTTTGAAATCCTTTGCAagtggtgtttttatttctctccaCAGGAGTTGCACAAGACCCTCTTAATTTTCAACAGAAGCAGCTGATGCAAGCTCCAGTGAAGCCTTTGACTTGGAGGTTTCCCATTGTCCCAGAAGTGCCGAGTGCCGTGGCGGTCAACTTCCAGTTGAGACAACCTGTGACTCCCAGTAGTGTAGCCGTTCTATGCAGTGAGAGCCAGGTTCATGTGGAGGTACAGCAGGACGTGTTTGGCAATGGTCAGCTCATCCAGCCGTCTGGTTTGTCTATGGGAGGCTGTCCTGTTGTTGGTCAAGACCCAAATGCCAAGGTTCTCATCTTTGAATATGCGCTACAGGACTGCAACAGTGTGGTGATGGTAAAACTATCCTTACTATATCTATAGTACACTTAACCTTGGTTTCTTACTGAGCCTGACCCTACTCCATTAATGACTTAAGCCTCCGAGAGGGCACCTAGCTATTGGTCCACTTAACAAATAACTCCGTCCATCTCTTACAGATGACTGAGGATGAGCTTGTCTACACGTTTTCTGTCACCTATACTCCTGTGGCTCTTGGTGATGCTCCGATTACTCGTACCAATAGTGCAGTTATTGGTATTCAGTGCCACTATCCCAGGTAAGTGATCTTTGACTTGGTGTTGCTGCTTCTGGTGGCACAACTAGACCAGTTAATGGGTGCCTCCTGGAACTGCAGGCTTCAGAATGTAAGCAGTAATGCCTTGATGCCCGCTTGGGTCCCTTATGCCTCAACGGTGGTTGGTGAGGACATCTTGGTCTTCTCCCTGAAGCTCATGTTGGGTAGGTGCAGTTTCTTTTAGGCCTTGTGCTGTATGAATGAGGCTGTGCCTAAACCGTTCTTTCTTGCAGATGACTGGTCCTATGAGAGGCCTTCAAACATGTATTTCCTGGGTGACGTTATTAATATTGAGGCGTCTGTGAAGGTGTACAACCATGTCCCTCTGCGTGTGCTTGTGGACAGCTGTGTGGCAACCCAAGTACCTGACGTAACCTCCCTTCCGAGATATTCCTTCATTGAGAATCATGGGTGAGCTGTGACCTGGTGCTGTTGAACTTGGTTCATTCCCTGTAGCCATTGTCTAATAAGTGGTGTAAGGTCTGGTGGTTTGATCCTGTAGTTGACATGGCGTTCTTTACATCAGGTGCTTTGTGGATGCCAAGCTCACAGGTTCCAGCTCCCACTTCGTGCCTCGATCCCAGGATGACAAGCTCCGGTTCCAGCTGGAGGCCTTCATGTTCCAGAACAGATCTAGTCCATCAGTATGTATTTTGGCACTCGTTCATCTGTTCTGGTTTGACACCCCTCATCACCCTCTCTGTGGCGTCTCCTGCAGATCTACATAACGTGTCTTCTGAATGCCACCCTTGCTTCTACACCCAGTGACGCTGTCCGCAAGTCCTGTTCCTTTGCTAACGGGTATGTTTATGGCACTTGCGAACACCCTGAAGGTGCCGTTTCTGATATTTCTTGCTTGCAGGTGGTTTGCTGCTGATGGGAACCACCAGGTTTGCAGTTGCTGTGACTCAACATGTGGCCCAGATGCTGGAGTTGCAGCTTCTCCTCCCTTTGGTGGTAGGTAGCTACTTTGACGATGGCTTTTGATACTGAGCGCAGTTCTGagggttattttattttctccccTCTAGGTGTTCAGTGGCAAGGCATGGCCTCATTTGGACCTGTAGTGGTTCAACAGCAAACAAAGACTGTAGCTGGTGTTTAATAAAGAGTAAACCTTTacttctgtgtttgtctgttttaagCTTGACTAAGAATTCTCCAAGGGGGTACTCCATTAGAGTGGCATACCTAGACAATGGGTATTTTCAATGATTTGGCGTTTGTGCCTTCCTTGAAGCATTGCATCTTAAGTGGTAAACTACCTTGTAGGTAACAGAATGGTTTGTCCTCTAGATTGCCTTTTTGACAGTGTTCTGGACTAGAATGAAGGCCTcccattttggttttaaatatgcatgataaaGGCACCCTCAGTTCAAGTATCAATGCCAGTCTTACCCACTTGATTTTAGGTGCCAAACTTGCACAACCTCTACTGACATAAGGCTTTTTGGTAACGGGGAAACACCAGTTTTAAATAAGAATTTAATGCCTGGAATTGGTGTTAAAAACCTGGTTCTAATTGCATTCAGGACCGCACTCTGATCCTTGTCCATTTttctgttgaaaagagatggtcttcatccctcttggggtggtgccgctcttctatctagaaatatggcatatagtcttatagctccaacatgaccaactagtgcccaggtcaggaagcagacagaccggctaaaccgaccgtctgctagctgtctcacgtcacagaaggcagttaattctcagcacatagactctttcacctagatatcacactatagagactgtgtctgttccccgaattagaatatgcagagaacgtccaaacctaatcaaaagcaatttaattaatgtccaacaaattaaaagtacctataattcaaataagcaaacgataaaacttggttcgctaaatattagatcactttccacaaaagcactttatgtatatgatttgatcaatgatcagaagctagatttgctttgacagaaacctggctaaaaccagatgattatactctaaatgaatctacccccccaaaattatttctataaaaatgagccacgtttaaaaggtagagggggaggtgttgctacaatttataacaatattcttagtacttctcagagggcctgctttaagtataactcatttgaagttttggtgctgcatataacattatctacagaatcatgtgctagtgataaatcttctgtcatgtttgtactggcaactgtatacaggccaccagggcacagcacagatttcattaaagaatttgctgattttctaactgagttagtactggccgcagataaagtcttaattgttggcgattttaatatccatgttgataatgaaaaagactcattaggatcagctttcttagacattttaaactccattggggttagacaacacgtctctggacctactcattgtagaaatcatactctagatctaatactgtcacatggaatagatgttaaaatggttgaagtactgcagcaaagtgatgacatttcagatcactatctagtcttgtgtgaactctgtatagttaaacctgtaaactctgcaccttattacaagtatggtagaaccatcacttccaccacaaaagaaagctttctaaataaccttcctgacttatctcaattccttagctcatccaatacgatgcaaaaacttgatgtaacagaaactatgcactctcttttttctagcactttagatacagttgctcctttgcacttaaaaaagataaaagaaaacaatctgactccatggtataatgacaacacacgcaccctaaagagagcagcccggaaaatggagcgcaggtggagaaaaaccaaattagaagtatttcgtattgcctggcgggagagtatgctgtcatacagaaaagcattaaaaatagcaagatctgattatttttcatcccttttagaagaaaacaaacacaaccccgagtatttattcagtacagtgactaaattaacaaaaaataaagcatcagcaggtgctaatatgccccaagagtatagctgcaatgagttcatgaatttctttacttctaagattgataccatcagagataaaattgtaactatgcagccacaactacagtttcacatcagataatgagctttagatcccctaaggaaaaattacactctttctctattataggagaagaagacttgtacaaacttgttaaatcatctaaaccagcaacatgtatgttagaccattccatctaaactattaaaagatctgcttccagaagtcatagatcctattttgaacattattaattcatcattgtcattaggttatgttcccaaaacctttaaactggctgtagttaaacctctcattaagaaaccacatcttgatcccaaagacttagtaaattacagaccaatctctaatctccttttctgtcaaagatactagaaaggtagtatcctcacaactgtattcctttttagaaaaaatggtgtctgtgaggatttccaatcaggttttagaccgtaccatagtactgagactgctctcattagagttactaatgacctgcttctatcatctgatcgtggttttatctcgttattagtgctattagatcttagcgcggcattcgatactatccatcacaacattctcttggatagactagaaaactatgttggcattagaggaagcgccttagcatggtttacatcatatctatctgaccgctatcagtttgtggcattaaatgaggaggtatcatatcgatcaaaagtgaaatatggagttcctcaaggctcagtgctaggaccgttacttttcaacctttacatgttacctctgggagatattatcaggagtcatggtgttagctttcactgctatgctgatgatactcagctctatatttcagcgcagcctggtgatacacaccaaattgagaatctaacagaatgcatagtcgatgtaaaagctggatgatgagtaacttcttaatgttaaattctgaaaaaacagaggtgctaataattggacctaaaaaccccacatataataatctagaacacagcctatcacttgatggctgctctgttaattcttcatcatcagttaggaacctaggtgtgctgtttgaccgcaatctttcctttgaaaatcatgtttctagcatctgtaaaactgcattttccatcttaaaaatatatctaaattacgacctatgctttcaacctctaatgcagaaatattaattcatgcgtttatgacctcaaggttagattattgcaatgctttattgggtggttgttctgcacgcttaataaacaaacttcagctagtccaaaacacagcagctagagtccttactagaactaggaagtatgatcatattagcccggttctgtcaacactgcactggctcctatcaaacatcgaatagattttaaaatcttattaattacctataaagccctgaatggtttagctcctcaatacttgagcgagctcttatcacattatagtcctgcacgtccgctgcgttctcaaaactctggccatttgataatacctagaatatcaaaatcaactgcgggtggcagatcattttcctatctagcacctaaactctggaacaatctccctaactctgttcgggaagcagacacactctgccagtttaaatctagattaaagacacatctttttaacttagcctacacataacacaccaacacaccttttattattcaaatccgttaaaggatttttaggctgcattacttagatttgctggaaccgggaacactactcctacaatacgatgtacttgtgacatcataaaaagaatggcatctacgctaatattagtcctgtctctttctcaatctgttttcacagtttgtatccagactagatggtggatcagcacccagagattatgttcatcagagaccagaacacctagatgcgcccgtgacagatcaccagatcctgatgcacacacacacgcatgcacacactaagtcatttacactacctgacacagctgcgttttaaaattgaactggaagttgagtgctgggcgtccggtcagaggagaactgaccccaactgagtctggtttctcccaaggttttttttctccattctgtatgcatggggttttgtttccttgcc from Puntigrus tetrazona isolate hp1 unplaced genomic scaffold, ASM1883169v1 S000000520, whole genome shotgun sequence carries:
- the LOC122334395 gene encoding zona pellucida sperm-binding protein 3-like; translated protein: MGFLQCVFVLAVVFDQTKAWGRLGYSPRGIKLPSGVAQDPLNFQQKQLMQAPVKPLTWRFPIVPEVPSAVAVNFQLRQPVTPSSVAVLCSESQVHVEVQQDVFGNGQLIQPSGLSMGGCPVVGQDPNAKVLIFEYALQDCNSVVMMTEDELVYTFSVTYTPVALGDAPITRTNSAVIGIQCHYPRLQNVSSNALMPAWVPYASTVVGEDILVFSLKLMLDDWSYERPSNMYFLGDVINIEASVKVYNHVPLRVLVDSCVATQVPDVTSLPRYSFIENHGCFVDAKLTGSSSHFVPRSQDDKLRFQLEAFMFQNRSSPSIYITCLLNATLASTPSDAVRKSCSFANGWFAADGNHQVCSCCDSTCGPDAGVAASPPFGGVQWQGMASFGPVVVQQQTKTVAGV